A stretch of the bacterium genome encodes the following:
- a CDS encoding SpoIID/LytB domain-containing protein produces the protein MKKTLGLLALLLISTLFIKTVSADQLDDVQNQIKKKNSEYTSAQRALAQIQKDLASIGGALQGTQSQLDSANTQIDSAKDELKKIEKTILSKQKSLDYLTKVRNQQIRSIYTHPQLSGLELIFSSGNLSRLPEIGVYQSKVVGDSQGMIKLVNRELADFKKTQTEIVKAKTDLESLASQISSKLAALEGSYYSTASVQNSLNNQVKQIRRTLTNLNKQQKELIAAKYGITSSPIGSVPPTGDPNSQKNFNPPFRPAFAIFSFGAYTHRNGMSQYGALGRASKGQSAQQILKAYYPGTTLNKSYPVPATIKVNGTNEYGQTFNNVTYTFDEYLMRLYEVPSYWNDLYAGKGKQVLRAQAVAARSYAIRYGSPICPSQSCQVVKKEKNSAAWQQAVKDTKNWVLTGGSGSFQYSSTSGGYLNTSGWDTTCHGFSCWLSGGAYEAIGGSPWFYKGWYKDLNGARCGRSHPWLTKAEFTDLLNSWVVYTKGSGSDQARVISIDYKSCWGGTASPYSLSQMKTRAGQLGGSYTSVSTASVTYSGSGFTSKAKFVTNRGYLEIDGQVFSDILNLRLPGKLAVKTPLYNIESRF, from the coding sequence ATGAAAAAGACTTTGGGTCTTTTGGCTCTTCTCCTCATCAGTACTCTTTTTATCAAAACTGTCTCTGCAGATCAGCTTGACGATGTCCAAAACCAAATCAAGAAAAAAAACTCCGAGTATACCTCGGCCCAAAGAGCGCTAGCTCAGATTCAAAAGGACCTCGCCTCAATCGGTGGAGCCCTGCAGGGAACTCAAAGTCAGCTCGACAGTGCCAATACGCAGATCGACTCCGCTAAGGACGAGCTAAAGAAAATCGAAAAGACGATTCTTTCCAAACAGAAAAGCCTGGATTATTTGACCAAAGTGCGCAACCAACAGATTCGCTCGATTTATACTCATCCACAGTTAAGCGGTTTGGAGTTAATTTTTTCTTCAGGGAATCTTTCCCGTCTGCCGGAAATTGGGGTTTATCAAAGTAAGGTGGTCGGAGATTCTCAGGGAATGATCAAACTGGTCAACCGTGAGCTAGCTGACTTTAAAAAAACGCAAACAGAAATCGTCAAGGCCAAAACCGATCTAGAATCTTTAGCTAGTCAGATCAGCTCTAAGCTAGCTGCTTTGGAGGGAAGCTACTATTCGACTGCAAGTGTGCAGAACAGTTTGAACAACCAAGTCAAACAAATTCGCCGGACTCTAACTAACCTCAACAAGCAACAAAAGGAACTTATCGCTGCCAAATACGGCATCACCTCCTCCCCAATTGGCAGTGTGCCGCCGACGGGAGACCCGAATTCGCAAAAAAACTTTAACCCTCCTTTCAGACCTGCCTTTGCCATCTTCTCCTTTGGTGCTTATACCCACCGCAACGGGATGAGCCAATATGGGGCTCTCGGTCGAGCCAGCAAAGGGCAAAGTGCGCAGCAAATCTTGAAAGCATACTATCCGGGCACGACTCTTAATAAGAGCTATCCTGTGCCCGCAACCATTAAAGTCAATGGTACGAATGAATATGGGCAGACTTTTAACAATGTCACCTACACTTTCGACGAATACTTGATGCGCCTCTATGAAGTTCCTTCTTATTGGAACGATTTGTACGCTGGTAAAGGAAAACAGGTTTTGCGGGCTCAGGCGGTTGCGGCACGGAGTTATGCGATCCGTTACGGATCTCCGATCTGCCCTTCACAAAGTTGCCAGGTTGTAAAAAAAGAAAAAAACTCGGCCGCCTGGCAACAAGCGGTCAAGGACACCAAAAACTGGGTTCTGACCGGAGGTAGTGGTAGTTTTCAGTATTCGTCAACTTCAGGGGGTTATTTAAACACCTCGGGTTGGGATACGACTTGCCACGGCTTTAGCTGTTGGCTTTCCGGGGGAGCCTACGAAGCAATCGGCGGCTCGCCTTGGTTTTACAAAGGTTGGTACAAAGATCTCAACGGGGCTCGTTGTGGACGCAGCCACCCCTGGCTGACCAAGGCAGAGTTTACGGATCTACTAAATTCCTGGGTTGTCTACACCAAAGGTAGTGGGTCAGACCAAGCCCGGGTGATTTCGATTGACTACAAGTCTTGTTGGGGAGGAACGGCCAGTCCCTATTCTTTGAGCCAAATGAAGACGCGAGCTGGTCAACTCGGGGGAAGTTACACTAGTGTATCTACAGCTTCGGTTACTTACAGTGGTTCGGGCTTTACCAGCAAAGCGAAGTTTGTCACCAACCGCGGTTATTTAGAGATTGACGGACAGGTGTTTTCTGACATTCTAAATTTACGTTTGCCGGGAAAGCTAGCGGTCAAAACACCTCTTTACAATATTGAATCGAGATTTTAA
- a CDS encoding PH domain-containing protein has translation MSETDLSSCRFETQGPDEKIELLLRAHEITNLGWIVSVVVLAFFGLGFFLFSLTLDSPFSTLQSALLLVVWLLLLIGFALQRYLYWFFNVYLVTNKKIVDVDFLNLFYKQISETPLENIQDSTYRAAGFFQNHFDYGDLMIQTAGETENFEFLNIPDPDGVQEKIMDLSAQAKKVLGRNPL, from the coding sequence ATGTCTGAGACCGATTTGTCTTCCTGCCGTTTTGAGACGCAAGGGCCAGATGAGAAAATTGAACTGCTGTTGCGGGCTCACGAAATCACCAATTTAGGTTGGATTGTTAGTGTGGTCGTGCTCGCCTTTTTTGGGCTGGGTTTTTTTCTTTTTAGTTTGACGCTTGATTCCCCCTTCTCAACTTTGCAGTCGGCCCTTCTTTTGGTTGTTTGGCTACTTTTGCTGATCGGTTTTGCCTTGCAACGCTATCTCTATTGGTTTTTTAATGTTTACCTGGTCACCAACAAAAAAATAGTTGATGTTGATTTTCTCAACCTTTTTTACAAACAGATTTCTGAAACTCCACTGGAAAACATTCAGGACAGTACCTATCGAGCGGCTGGTTTTTTCCAAAACCACTTTGATTACGGTGATTTGATGATCCAAACCGCTGGTGAGACGGAAAATTTTGAATTTTTGAATATTCCTGATCCAGATGGAGTCCAAGAAAAAATCATGGATTTATCAGCGCAAGCCAAAAAAGTTTTGGGAAGGAACCCCCTTTAG
- the smpB gene encoding SsrA-binding protein SmpB has protein sequence MKTIFNKKASFEYFLKEKLETGIVLTGAEIKSVREGAGSLADSFVRIVKDEVTLFNAFISPYKYAFDPSYDPKRERKLLLKRKEIDFLIGKLTSSNLTIVPTKLYITHNLVKLEIALALPKKKFDKRDSLKRKAVDRQTESLLRAEKRKANSDSK, from the coding sequence ATGAAAACTATTTTTAATAAAAAAGCGAGTTTCGAGTATTTCCTCAAAGAAAAACTCGAAACTGGAATAGTTCTGACCGGAGCTGAAATTAAATCAGTGCGGGAAGGAGCCGGGTCTTTGGCTGATAGCTTTGTTCGTATTGTCAAAGATGAAGTTACTCTTTTCAATGCCTTTATTTCTCCCTACAAATACGCTTTCGATCCATCTTACGATCCCAAGAGAGAGCGTAAATTGCTTTTAAAAAGAAAGGAAATTGATTTTTTAATCGGAAAGCTAACTTCGTCAAACTTGACAATTGTGCCTACAAAGTTGTATATTACACACAATCTTGTCAAACTTGAAATAGCTTTGGCTCTGCCAAAAAAGAAGTTTGACAAAAGAGATAGCCTCAAGCGTAAGGCCGTGGATCGGCAAACTGAGAGTTTGCTTCGAGCCGAAAAGCGAAAGGCCAATTCGGACAGCAAGTAG
- a CDS encoding phosphoribosyltransferase family protein, translating into MVEVFDSPVGKINLPANLKAFELFPLPLNRKRENWRGFNQAELLGNLVAKRFGLVVSRLLLERKLFEKSQVKLTLEQRKKNLQGAFLVVDPKKVAGKKILLFDDVWTTGATLTEAGRTLKKAGAEQVWALCLASSHRV; encoded by the coding sequence GTGGTTGAGGTTTTCGATAGTCCGGTCGGGAAAATAAACTTACCAGCAAATTTAAAGGCATTTGAGCTTTTCCCCTTGCCACTAAATCGGAAAAGAGAAAACTGGCGGGGCTTTAACCAAGCTGAATTGTTGGGTAACCTGGTCGCTAAAAGGTTTGGTCTGGTTGTTTCGAGGCTTTTACTGGAAAGAAAACTTTTTGAAAAAAGCCAAGTGAAACTGACTCTTGAGCAAAGAAAAAAGAATTTGCAAGGAGCTTTTCTAGTTGTCGACCCAAAGAAAGTCGCGGGAAAAAAGATACTTTTGTTTGATGATGTTTGGACAACTGGAGCGACTTTGACGGAAGCGGGAAGAACTCTGAAAAAAGCAGGAGCAGAGCAGGTTTGGGCTTTGTGCTTGGCAAGCTCACACCGAGTTTGA
- a CDS encoding class F sortase — protein sequence MSEYRTLTPLILAAAVLVIILNFLSPWEVTRLSSSQDVPIETLPTASTTATPSLTAVPSSTMTPIPTPTLTPTAIPTSTETQTPTSTPSPTPTPPSGIYLEISKLGVSSQTTPRDLIVETAEATETPPALIMPSPQEADEIVIYSSGFAQTQVVLAGHLEYGGSTAIFERLAELVKWDEITLWRDGVQETYLVLTNETYPLDSLNVASVVGRSSWFEAMTLITCAGTYQDEIKTYDQRRVVQAVRIK from the coding sequence TTGTCCGAGTACCGCACTTTAACTCCCCTCATACTGGCAGCAGCAGTCCTGGTTATTATCCTCAACTTTCTTTCACCCTGGGAAGTGACTCGATTGAGTTCTTCTCAAGATGTTCCAATTGAAACCCTGCCAACCGCTAGCACTACCGCCACACCGAGCCTGACAGCGGTACCAAGCTCAACCATGACTCCGATCCCAACCCCGACCTTGACACCAACTGCGATCCCGACTTCAACAGAAACACAGACCCCAACCTCGACACCAAGCCCAACTCCGACCCCACCTTCTGGGATTTACTTGGAAATTTCCAAGCTTGGGGTTTCAAGTCAAACCACTCCTCGAGATCTGATCGTCGAGACTGCCGAAGCCACCGAAACTCCACCCGCCCTGATCATGCCCTCCCCTCAAGAAGCTGATGAGATCGTGATTTACAGCTCAGGCTTTGCGCAAACCCAAGTGGTTTTAGCCGGTCACCTTGAGTATGGTGGTTCAACTGCGATCTTCGAGAGACTGGCCGAGCTGGTAAAGTGGGATGAGATCACTCTCTGGCGCGATGGTGTCCAAGAAACTTACCTGGTTCTCACCAACGAAACCTACCCCCTGGACTCCTTGAATGTAGCCTCTGTAGTCGGTCGGTCGTCATGGTTTGAAGCTATGACTCTGATAACCTGTGCTGGAACTTACCAAGATGAGATCAAGACCTACGACCAACGACGGGTGGTCCAAGCGGTCCGAATAAAGTAA
- a CDS encoding NUDIX domain-containing protein: MFKFEESAGGIVYKKENSQIYILVTQHSAHHGWVFPKGLLDKGEDKATTALREVREEGGVVAKIVEELAPVEYFYKFQGETIKKKVTYFLMEYVSGKIEDHDWEMEAAEWLPLEKVDERLTYKTDKQVFQKAQEFLTEKG, from the coding sequence ATGTTTAAATTTGAAGAAAGCGCGGGTGGGATAGTCTACAAAAAAGAAAATTCGCAAATCTATATTTTAGTGACTCAACACTCAGCCCATCACGGTTGGGTTTTTCCCAAGGGTTTGCTTGACAAAGGTGAAGACAAAGCAACCACCGCCTTGCGAGAGGTAAGGGAAGAGGGTGGGGTCGTTGCCAAGATAGTTGAAGAACTAGCCCCGGTTGAGTACTTCTATAAATTTCAGGGTGAAACGATCAAGAAAAAGGTTACTTATTTCCTGATGGAATACGTGAGTGGTAAGATCGAAGATCACGACTGGGAAATGGAGGCGGCGGAATGGTTGCCCTTAGAAAAAGTTGACGAGCGTTTGACCTACAAGACGGATAAACAAGTTTTCCAAAAAGCTCAAGAATTTCTCACAGAAAAAGGTTAA
- a CDS encoding NUDIX domain-containing protein, giving the protein MNETLEIFDRQGNLLESMDREAFYQEIKEEYKNKGSISKQVKSIRLVLMNSDGRIYLQKRSKIKAQNPGLYDKTVGGHVAARQTWEIAVIKECAEELGFPAAVLTPPEFDHAVRVTDLKVVGLFREVDYKSNYQSTRIENNQTFVQPFMTKFYIGYYDGSIKFSDGESSGIEVFSLEELKEELANNPNKFTEDVKFILQNYEGFLTPIK; this is encoded by the coding sequence ATGAACGAAACTTTAGAAATTTTTGACCGTCAAGGTAATCTTCTTGAATCAATGGATCGAGAAGCTTTTTATCAAGAAATTAAAGAAGAGTATAAAAACAAAGGCTCTATCTCCAAGCAAGTAAAGTCGATCCGCCTGGTGTTGATGAACTCCGACGGAAGAATTTATTTACAAAAACGCAGCAAAATCAAAGCACAAAACCCCGGACTCTATGACAAAACAGTGGGCGGTCATGTTGCTGCCAGGCAAACTTGGGAAATAGCTGTCATTAAAGAATGTGCTGAGGAACTCGGCTTTCCGGCTGCTGTTTTAACCCCCCCCGAATTTGATCATGCGGTAAGAGTAACTGACTTAAAGGTGGTTGGTTTGTTTCGCGAAGTTGATTACAAAAGTAACTATCAATCCACACGAATTGAAAACAACCAAACTTTCGTTCAACCTTTTATGACCAAATTCTATATTGGTTACTATGACGGTTCGATCAAATTCTCCGACGGTGAAAGTTCAGGTATCGAAGTTTTTAGCTTAGAAGAATTAAAAGAAGAACTAGCAAACAACCCAAACAAATTTACAGAAGATGTAAAGTTTATCCTACAAAATTACGAAGGCTTCTTAACTCCAATAAAATAA
- the dnaG gene encoding DNA primase has translation MDNQIEEVKSKIDIVALISESVSLKKAGRNYKGLCPFHGEKTPSFMVSPERQIFKCFGCGEGGDSLAFVEKNEKVGFPEALKILANRAGVTLKQVAPDPAEKLKEEIFKINSLAAELYQFLLTKHKRGQRALDYLKARGINEKSIKDFGLGYAPEVDSFASDYFIKKGFNPRDLVSSGMILPSQRGKGWYDRFRARITFPIRDSRGRVVGFSARALGASEPKYLNSPDTLVFNKSQALFGIDLARGQISKEKRAILVEGNLDVVSSHQIGVTNVVAPLGTALTEPQLATLKRFAPTIILSFDTDSAGVAAAKRGIDLAENQGLEVKVADLGDAKDPDELIKKDPQAWRDSIEKATPVYDFLIAAAVKRWSGGGAEGKRKAINEVLPYLKSLTDPILKEHYLDLVSARVGTSLETLQKLLLGQNKEVVRPSTEIKTLETTEAGVEEYLLALILAQEEVRLDIDEALFQKLENRDLFVLIKKTFEREGKLKVKSFLNKVPEALVRSFDEILLQDVDEGMLDNPDKLKKEIELTYNRIRKARFKRKLEFLTLQIKQAEAAKDTGKAKELTKQFSELSTQLSALDQVT, from the coding sequence ATGGATAATCAAATTGAGGAAGTTAAATCAAAAATTGATATCGTTGCTCTGATTTCTGAATCTGTGAGCCTGAAAAAGGCAGGGCGCAACTACAAAGGACTCTGTCCTTTCCACGGTGAGAAAACCCCCTCTTTCATGGTCAGCCCCGAGCGGCAAATTTTCAAATGTTTTGGTTGTGGTGAGGGAGGGGACAGCCTCGCCTTTGTGGAAAAAAATGAGAAGGTTGGGTTTCCCGAGGCTCTAAAAATCCTTGCCAACCGTGCCGGTGTCACTCTTAAGCAAGTGGCTCCTGATCCAGCTGAGAAACTGAAGGAGGAGATTTTCAAAATTAATTCCCTGGCCGCCGAGCTCTATCAATTTTTGCTCACCAAACACAAAAGAGGGCAGAGAGCTCTTGACTATCTCAAAGCGCGCGGAATAAACGAGAAATCGATTAAAGATTTTGGTCTTGGTTACGCTCCTGAGGTAGACAGTTTCGCTTCTGACTACTTCATCAAAAAAGGTTTTAACCCCCGTGATTTGGTTAGCTCGGGGATGATCCTGCCTTCACAGCGGGGCAAAGGTTGGTATGACCGCTTTCGGGCTCGTATCACTTTTCCGATCCGAGATAGCCGCGGGCGAGTGGTGGGTTTTTCGGCGCGGGCGCTCGGAGCCAGTGAACCAAAATACCTGAATTCACCTGATACTCTTGTTTTTAACAAAAGCCAAGCTCTTTTTGGAATCGACCTGGCCCGGGGGCAAATTAGCAAAGAAAAACGCGCCATCTTGGTGGAAGGCAATCTTGATGTAGTTTCTTCTCACCAAATTGGAGTGACCAATGTCGTCGCGCCTCTGGGAACTGCTCTGACCGAGCCCCAACTAGCCACCCTTAAGCGCTTTGCTCCAACTATTATTCTCAGTTTTGATACAGACTCAGCCGGAGTTGCTGCCGCCAAAAGGGGCATTGATCTTGCCGAAAATCAGGGTTTGGAAGTAAAAGTTGCTGACCTGGGGGATGCCAAAGATCCGGATGAATTGATAAAAAAAGACCCCCAGGCCTGGAGAGATTCAATTGAAAAGGCGACTCCAGTTTACGATTTTTTGATTGCCGCGGCGGTTAAACGTTGGTCAGGGGGAGGTGCGGAAGGAAAGAGAAAAGCGATCAACGAGGTCTTGCCCTATCTGAAAAGCCTGACCGACCCGATTTTGAAAGAGCACTATTTGGATCTGGTTTCAGCTCGAGTCGGTACTTCACTCGAAACTTTGCAGAAGTTACTTCTCGGCCAGAACAAAGAAGTGGTCAGGCCCAGTACGGAGATTAAAACTTTAGAAACAACTGAAGCGGGAGTGGAGGAATATTTACTCGCCTTGATTTTGGCTCAAGAAGAAGTTCGGCTCGATATTGATGAAGCTCTTTTCCAGAAATTGGAAAACAGAGACTTGTTTGTTCTGATAAAAAAGACCTTTGAAAGAGAAGGAAAACTGAAGGTGAAGTCTTTTCTGAACAAAGTCCCTGAGGCTTTGGTAAGAAGTTTTGATGAAATCCTTTTGCAGGATGTAGACGAGGGTATGTTGGACAATCCTGATAAACTAAAAAAAGAGATCGAGCTTACCTACAATCGAATTCGTAAAGCTAGGTTTAAAAGAAAACTTGAATTTTTGACCCTGCAGATCAAACAAGCTGAGGCAGCTAAAGACACTGGGAAAGCCAAAGAACTCACCAAGCAGTTTAGTGAGCTTTCAACTCAGCTCTCAGCCCTTGACCAAGTCACTTAG
- the rpoD gene encoding RNA polymerase sigma factor RpoD, whose translation MAKTDSPIQEIISKGREQGFVTQDEILAAFPEAESNVEALDELYTRLAEEGVDVFEVGEDSESKPSELEKELEVLTTISDGQITDPVRMYLKEIGRIPLLTAAEESDLAQRVEKGEKKAKERLINSNLRLVVSIAKKYVGRGLTLLDLIEEGNIGLMRAVEKFDWRKGFKFSTYATWWIRQAITRAIADQARTIRIPVHMVETINRFIRTSRKLMQELGREPTPEEVAKEMGIEPEKVREIIKVSQEPTSLEAPVGEEKDSTLGDFIPDEEIRPEDQASAELLKAHLAEVLDTLNDREKKVLKLRFGLEDGRQRTLEEVGKEFGVTRERIRQIEAKALRKLRHPTRSKKLKDYLE comes from the coding sequence ATGGCAAAAACCGATTCCCCGATTCAAGAAATTATCAGCAAAGGACGTGAGCAAGGATTCGTCACTCAGGACGAAATTCTGGCCGCCTTTCCTGAAGCAGAAAGCAACGTTGAAGCTCTTGACGAGCTTTACACTCGCTTGGCGGAAGAGGGAGTGGATGTTTTCGAGGTTGGTGAAGACTCGGAAAGTAAACCAAGTGAGCTAGAAAAAGAGCTTGAAGTTCTGACCACCATTTCCGACGGACAAATCACCGACCCGGTGCGGATGTATTTGAAAGAAATTGGTCGTATCCCTCTGCTGACAGCAGCCGAGGAAAGTGATCTGGCCCAAAGAGTGGAAAAGGGGGAGAAAAAAGCTAAAGAAAGACTGATTAATTCCAACCTAAGACTAGTGGTTTCCATTGCTAAAAAATACGTTGGTCGAGGGCTGACCTTGCTCGACCTTATTGAGGAAGGAAATATCGGTTTGATGCGGGCAGTTGAGAAATTCGACTGGCGCAAAGGTTTTAAATTTTCTACTTACGCAACCTGGTGGATCAGACAGGCGATCACTCGCGCGATTGCCGATCAGGCGCGAACGATTCGTATCCCCGTCCACATGGTGGAAACGATCAACCGCTTCATCCGTACTTCCCGCAAACTGATGCAAGAACTCGGCCGAGAGCCAACGCCGGAGGAAGTCGCCAAAGAAATGGGTATTGAGCCTGAAAAAGTCCGTGAGATCATCAAAGTTTCTCAAGAACCAACTAGTCTTGAAGCTCCGGTTGGAGAAGAAAAAGATTCGACTCTGGGCGATTTCATTCCAGATGAAGAAATCCGACCCGAAGACCAAGCTAGTGCCGAGCTTCTCAAAGCCCACCTCGCCGAAGTGCTTGACACTCTCAACGACCGCGAAAAGAAAGTTTTGAAGCTGCGCTTTGGACTTGAAGATGGCCGGCAAAGAACACTAGAAGAAGTCGGCAAAGAATTTGGTGTCACTCGGGAACGTATCCGCCAGATCGAAGCTAAAGCTTTGCGCAAACTGCGTCACCCTACGCGCTCCAAGAAACTCAAGGATTATCTCGAATAA
- a CDS encoding ribonuclease H-like YkuK family protein — protein sequence MGSRFLSNTHGAVSYEAMIEKIAAYIRQDTNYTYQLIVGTDSEAKGKEADFVSAVVVHRLGKGGIYFWQKENIKNIYHIADRIGRETQYSLELAWKLRETFRHNGLAGIEPEVHLDVGENGLTRDMIKWVTGMVLGSGFKFKIKPDSYGASKVADRYT from the coding sequence ATGGGATCTAGATTTCTTTCCAACACTCACGGAGCAGTTTCTTATGAGGCGATGATTGAAAAAATCGCTGCTTACATTCGTCAGGATACCAATTACACTTACCAATTGATTGTGGGAACTGATTCCGAAGCTAAAGGTAAAGAAGCAGACTTTGTTTCTGCAGTTGTCGTCCACCGGCTCGGTAAAGGTGGGATTTACTTTTGGCAAAAAGAAAACATAAAAAACATTTACCATATCGCTGACCGAATTGGCCGTGAGACTCAGTACTCCCTCGAACTAGCTTGGAAACTGCGGGAGACTTTTCGTCACAATGGACTAGCCGGAATTGAACCAGAGGTTCATCTTGACGTCGGTGAAAATGGTCTGACCCGGGATATGATCAAATGGGTGACGGGTATGGTCCTTGGTAGTGGTTTTAAATTTAAGATCAAGCCGGACAGCTATGGTGCAAGCAAAGTCGCCGATCGCTACACTTAA
- a CDS encoding GIY-YIG nuclease family protein: MTRFFYTYVLRSLKDGDLYVGWTDDLKLRLEKHNKGLVRTTKSRRPFELVYFEAGLSKQKAVSREKSLKTGFGRKFLKVRI; encoded by the coding sequence GTGACAAGGTTCTTCTACACTTACGTTTTAAGAAGTCTGAAGGATGGTGATTTGTACGTTGGCTGGACCGACGATTTAAAGTTAAGGTTGGAGAAGCACAACAAAGGCTTGGTAAGGACAACTAAAAGCAGAAGGCCTTTTGAACTAGTATACTTCGAAGCCGGCTTGTCAAAGCAAAAAGCTGTAAGCAGAGAAAAGAGTTTAAAAACTGGTTTCGGAAGGAAGTTTTTAAAGGTTAGAATTTAA
- a CDS encoding recombinase family protein, whose protein sequence is MQYIEYRRKSSEQDERQALSNESQRLELERKFPDLHPTTIDLEESKSAFIPDNRPKFAEMIELIKSGQADGIIAWHPDRLSRNEIDAATITYLVRTGVIKDLKFGSYYFDNSPEGIMMLQSALSHSQYSSSKLSVDVKRGLRTKAGMGQLPTGAKPGYMNDKYAEKGNKTVQSDPTRFPLIKKAWELMLTGAYTPPQILDKLNNEWGYRTPKHKRIGGNPMAKSRIYEVFRDTFYYGSYEFPKGSGVWYDGKHEKMITKEEFERVQMLLGRKGRPRAKTHEFAYTGLMNCGECNAVITAEEKWQIICPSCKLKFVANGKTDCPKCKILIEAMVNPKILHYIYYHCTKRKNPNCTQRSVEVSKLEEQLSDKLKRIQISQAFQDWAIEELNKETDVEVNTRNSVSASLKEAHKDVLTELDNLLKLKISPKNVAGELISDSEYLERKTSLLKDKKSLEQKLKETNQSVENWMTKAEKDFDFARNAPYWLENGSLEKKRIILAGLGSNPILKDKLISLEVKKPYRLIEEAIKKSPDIGEMFEPEKEAATTNENGVSVTPNPIWLLG, encoded by the coding sequence ATGCAATATATCGAGTATAGAAGAAAATCATCAGAACAAGACGAAAGGCAGGCTCTTTCAAACGAATCTCAAAGACTTGAGCTTGAAAGGAAGTTTCCTGATTTGCACCCTACCACCATTGACCTTGAAGAGTCAAAAAGTGCCTTCATCCCAGACAACCGCCCCAAGTTTGCAGAGATGATTGAACTTATCAAATCTGGACAAGCGGATGGAATTATCGCATGGCACCCAGACAGACTATCACGCAACGAGATTGACGCGGCAACCATCACTTACCTAGTTAGAACTGGAGTAATTAAAGACCTAAAGTTCGGTTCTTACTATTTCGATAACTCTCCTGAGGGAATAATGATGCTTCAAAGTGCCTTATCTCATTCTCAATACTCTTCCTCTAAATTAAGTGTTGATGTAAAACGCGGTCTTAGAACTAAGGCAGGGATGGGTCAACTTCCCACTGGTGCCAAACCAGGTTACATGAACGATAAATATGCAGAAAAGGGTAATAAGACTGTCCAAAGTGACCCGACAAGGTTCCCTTTGATTAAAAAAGCTTGGGAATTAATGCTGACTGGTGCTTATACACCACCCCAGATATTAGACAAACTAAATAACGAATGGGGATACAGAACTCCCAAACATAAAAGAATTGGTGGGAACCCCATGGCCAAAAGCAGAATTTACGAAGTTTTTCGAGATACTTTCTATTATGGTAGCTATGAGTTCCCCAAAGGAAGTGGTGTTTGGTATGACGGCAAGCACGAGAAGATGATAACTAAAGAAGAATTTGAAAGGGTACAGATGCTTTTGGGAAGGAAAGGACGACCAAGAGCTAAAACCCACGAATTTGCTTATACAGGTCTCATGAATTGCGGGGAATGTAACGCTGTTATAACTGCTGAGGAAAAGTGGCAAATTATTTGCCCATCTTGCAAACTCAAATTCGTTGCTAACGGAAAGACAGACTGCCCAAAGTGTAAAATTCTAATCGAGGCTATGGTAAATCCTAAAATCTTGCACTACATTTACTACCACTGCACAAAAAGGAAAAATCCTAACTGCACTCAAAGAAGTGTTGAAGTAAGTAAACTTGAAGAACAACTTAGTGACAAGCTAAAGCGAATACAAATTTCACAGGCTTTCCAAGACTGGGCGATTGAAGAATTGAACAAAGAGACTGATGTAGAAGTGAACACAAGAAATAGCGTCTCTGCCTCGCTCAAAGAGGCTCACAAGGACGTTCTCACCGAACTTGATAACCTACTCAAACTCAAGATTTCACCTAAGAACGTGGCTGGGGAACTTATTTCCGATAGTGAGTATTTGGAACGAAAAACTTCCCTACTTAAAGATAAAAAGTCACTAGAACAAAAACTTAAAGAGACAAATCAAAGTGTCGAGAATTGGATGACAAAAGCAGAGAAAGACTTCGACTTTGCAAGAAACGCACCCTACTGGTTAGAAAACGGCAGTTTGGAAAAGAAAAGGATTATTTTGGCTGGTCTTGGTTCGAACCCAATACTAAAAGATAAACTTATCTCGCTAGAGGTGAAAAAACCTTACAGACTGATTGAGGAAGCCATAAAAAAGAGTCCTGACATTGGTGAAATGTTCGAACCTGAAAAAGAAGCTGCTACAACAAACGAAAATGGAGTCTCTGTGACCCCAAATCCTATCTGGCTCCTCGGGTAG
- a CDS encoding helix-turn-helix transcriptional regulator — MSENFLSQFGGKVRELRENKGLSQEKLAFEIGMDLTSVNEIEMGRRNTTLRTIVKLAKALGVKPLELISNI, encoded by the coding sequence ATGAGTGAAAATTTCCTCTCACAATTTGGGGGCAAAGTTCGAGAACTCAGAGAAAATAAAGGTTTATCTCAAGAGAAACTAGCGTTCGAAATTGGTATGGATCTGACTTCAGTCAATGAAATTGAGATGGGTAGAAGAAATACAACTCTCAGAACAATTGTTAAACTGGCTAAAGCACTTGGAGTTAAACCTTTGGAACTCATCTCAAACATTTAA